A region from the Arvicola amphibius chromosome 12, mArvAmp1.2, whole genome shotgun sequence genome encodes:
- the Mcee gene encoding methylmalonyl-CoA epimerase, mitochondrial isoform X1 gives MRRIVKAAALAASSTGIFSRVQTPVALGRSFSMPQSLQQVSGPVWNLGRLNHVAIAVPDLEKASSFYRDVLGAQVSEAVPLPEHGVSVVFVNLGNTKMELLHPLGSDSPITGFLQKNKAGGMHHVCIEVDNINAAVTDLKKKKIRSLSDEVKIGAHGKPVIFLHPKDCGGVLVELEQA, from the exons ATGAGGCGCATAGTGAAGGCCGCCGCCTTGGCTGCGAGCTCTACAG ggatTTTCTCCAGAGTCCAAACTCCAGTTGCTTTGGGGAGAAGTTTTTCCATGCCACAGTCCCTGCAGCAAGTGTCAGGCCCCGTGTGGAACCTGGGTCGGCTCAATCATGTGGCCATAGCAGTGCCAGATCTGGAAAAGGCTTCGTCATTTTATAGGGATGTTCTGGGGGCCCAGGTAAGTGAGGCGGTCCCTCTTCCAGAACATGGAGTATCTGTTGTTTTTGTCAACCTGGGAAACACCAAGATGGAGCTGCTTCACCCACTGGGGAGTGACAGTCCAATCACGGGCTTTCTGCAGAAGAACAAGGCTGGAGGAATGCATCACGTCTGCATCGAG GTGGACAATATAAATGCAGCTGTGACggatttgaagaaaaagaagattcgTAGTCTGAGTGATGAAGTCAAAATAGGAGCACATGGGAAACCTGTGATTTTCCTCCATCCCAAAGACTGTGGCGGGGTCCTTGTAGAACTGGAGCAAGCATGA
- the Mphosph10 gene encoding U3 small nucleolar ribonucleoprotein protein MPP10 isoform X3, with protein sequence MAPRVTRRQTLERCLREVKKATSRPECFLTIQNGLASNFTSLTKVLYDFNKILENGRVSGSPLQKLEINSFDDEQIWQQLELQNEPILQYFQNAVSETIEDGDLSLLPERDDQERDDQERDEGASELEAESQENLETDVEEEQLSDMGGNVPKAGERAQSRSDPRESPVFSDEDSDLDFDISKLEQQTKMQIKPSGKPREKSVVDDKFFKLSEMENFLEKVEKEEERRPDGEEEEEDIDFFEDIDSDEDEGGLFGHQKIKSNKSSRNLKYKDFFDPVESDGDELGSNKEDGFAEDAEESLLETDEDSDLEEGEEGEQHKEGLKRVTFALPEDEAEETSPLAVKQEPDEVKSSFEKRQEKMNEKIASLEKELLEKKPWQLQGEVTAQKRPENSLLEETLHFDHAVRMAPVITEETTLHLEDIIKQRIRDQAWDDVERKEKPKEDAYEYKKRLTLDHEKSKLSLAEIYEQEYIKLNQQKTEEEDNPEHVEIQKMMDSLFLKLDALSNFHFIPKPPVPEIKVVSNLPAITMEEVAPVSVSDATLLAPEEIKEKNKAGDLKTTAEKTATDKKRERRKKKYQKRLKIKEKEKRRKLLEKRNPDQPGKTSRAAAKEKLKQLTKAGKVSLLKDERKDKPLKSSQAFFSKLQDQVKMQIHDAKQPGKIKKKKQDISVHKLKL encoded by the exons ATGGCGCCTCGCGTGACCCGTCGCCAGACCCTGGAACGGTGTCTGAGGGAAGTCAAGAAAGCCACCAGCCGACCCGAGTGTTTCCTCAC GATTCAAAATGGACTAGCATCAAACTTCACCTCTTTAACAAAAGTTCTCtatgattttaataaaatcttaGAGAATGGCCGAGTCTCTGGAAGTCCTTTACAGAAACTTGAGATAAACAGTTTTGATGATGAGCAGATTTGGCAACAACTAGAACTGCAAAACGAGCCAATCTTACAGTACTTCCAGAATGCAGTTAGTGAGACGATTGAGGATGGAGACCTCAGCCTTCTCCCGGAGCGTGACGACCAGGAGCGTGACGACCAGGAGCGTGAC GAGGGTGCCTCAGAGCTGGAGGCTGAGAGCCAGGAGAACCTAGAGACTGATGTGGAGGAGGAGCAGCTGTCAGACATGGGTGGTAATGTTCCTAAAGCAGGGGAGAGAGCCCAAAGCAGATCCGACCCAAGGGAGAGTCCCGTTTTCAGTGATGAGGATTCCGACCTGGACTTTGATATCAGCAAACTGGAACAGCAGACCAAGATGCAAATCAAACCATCCggaaaaccaagagaaaagtCTGTAGTGGATGATAAATTCTTCAAACTGTCTGAAATGGAGAACTTTTTagaaaaagtagagaaagaagaggaaaggagacctGATGgcgaagaggaggaggaagatattgatttttttgaagacATTGACTCAGATGAAGATGAGGGAGGGCTGTTTGGACATCAGAAGATTAAG TCAAATAAAAGTTCCAGAAATCTGAAATACAAAGATTTCTTCGATCCAGTTGAAAGTGATGGTGACGAGCTGGGTTCAAACAAGGAGGACGGGTTTGCCGAGGACGCGGAGGAAAGCCTTTTAGAAAC GGATGAAGATAGTGACCTGGAAGAAGGTGAGGAAGGTGAGCAACATAAAGAAGGCTTGAAGAGAGTGACCTTTGCTTTGCCAGAGGATGAGGCTGAAGAGACGAGTCCCTTAGCTGTAAAGCAAGAACCTGATGAAGTCAAATCCTCTTTTGAAAAGAGACAGGAGAAG ATGAATGAGAAAATCGCATCTTTGGAAAAAGAGTTGTTGGAAAAGAAGCCCTGGCAGCTTCAAGGGGAAGTGACAGCGCAGAAGCGGCCAGAGAACAGCCTGCTGGAAGAGACGCTCCACTTTGACCATGCTGTCAGGATGG CCCCTGTAATCACAGAGGAAACCACCCTCCATCTAGAAGATATCATTAAACAGAGGATTCGAGATCAG GCTTGGGATGATGTAGAacgaaaagaaaaacccaaagaggATGCGTATGAATATAAAAAGCGTCTGACGTTAGACCACGAGAAGAGTAAGCTGAGCCTTGCTGAGATTTATGAGCAGGAATACATCAAACTCAACCAG caaaaaactgaagaagaagaTAATCCAGAGCATGTAGAAATCCAGAAGATGATGGATTCTCTCTTCCTAAAATTGGATGCCTTATCAAACTTCCACTTCATCCCCAAACCG CCTGTTCCTGAAATTAAAGTGGTGTCGAATCTGCCAGCCATAACCATGGAGGAAGTAGCCCCAGTGAGCGTCAGTGATGCAACCCTCCTGGCCCCAGAGGAGATCAAG gagaaaaataaagctgGAGATCTAAAAACAACTGCTGAGAAAACAGCTACAGACAAGAAACGAGAAcggaggaaaaagaaatatcagaagcgtttgaaaataaaggagaaggaaaagcgAAGAAAATTGCTTGAAAAGAGGAACCCAGACCAGCCTGGGAAGACCAGCAGAGCAGCAGCTAAAGAGAAGCTGAAACAGTTGACCAAAGCAGGCAAAGTGTCCTTGTTAAAG GATGAACGAAAAGACAAGCCCTTAAAGTCATCTCAGGCATTCTTTTCTAAATTGCAAGATCAAGTAAAAATGCAGATTCATGATGCAAAACAACCaggaaagataaagaagaaaaaacaggaCATTTCTGTTCATAAATTAAAGCTgtaa
- the Mphosph10 gene encoding U3 small nucleolar ribonucleoprotein protein MPP10 isoform X1, which produces MAPRVTRRQTLERCLREVKKATSRPECFLTIQNGLASNFTSLTKVLYDFNKILENGRVSGSPLQKLEINSFDDEQIWQQLELQNEPILQYFQNAVSETIEDGDLSLLPERDDQERDDQERDDQERDDQERDDQERDDQEREEGASELEAESQENLETDVEEEQLSDMGGNVPKAGERAQSRSDPRESPVFSDEDSDLDFDISKLEQQTKMQIKPSGKPREKSVVDDKFFKLSEMENFLEKVEKEEERRPDGEEEEEDIDFFEDIDSDEDEGGLFGHQKIKSNKSSRNLKYKDFFDPVESDGDELGSNKEDGFAEDAEESLLETDEDSDLEEGEEGEQHKEGLKRVTFALPEDEAEETSPLAVKQEPDEVKSSFEKRQEKMNEKIASLEKELLEKKPWQLQGEVTAQKRPENSLLEETLHFDHAVRMAPVITEETTLHLEDIIKQRIRDQAWDDVERKEKPKEDAYEYKKRLTLDHEKSKLSLAEIYEQEYIKLNQQKTEEEDNPEHVEIQKMMDSLFLKLDALSNFHFIPKPPVPEIKVVSNLPAITMEEVAPVSVSDATLLAPEEIKEKNKAGDLKTTAEKTATDKKRERRKKKYQKRLKIKEKEKRRKLLEKRNPDQPGKTSRAAAKEKLKQLTKAGKVSLLKDERKDKPLKSSQAFFSKLQDQVKMQIHDAKQPGKIKKKKQDISVHKLKL; this is translated from the exons ATGGCGCCTCGCGTGACCCGTCGCCAGACCCTGGAACGGTGTCTGAGGGAAGTCAAGAAAGCCACCAGCCGACCCGAGTGTTTCCTCAC GATTCAAAATGGACTAGCATCAAACTTCACCTCTTTAACAAAAGTTCTCtatgattttaataaaatcttaGAGAATGGCCGAGTCTCTGGAAGTCCTTTACAGAAACTTGAGATAAACAGTTTTGATGATGAGCAGATTTGGCAACAACTAGAACTGCAAAACGAGCCAATCTTACAGTACTTCCAGAATGCAGTTAGTGAGACGATTGAGGATGGAGACCTCAGCCTTCTCCCGGAGCGTGACGACCAGGAGCGTGACGACCAGGAGCGTGACGACCAGGAGCGTGACGACCAGGAGCGTGACGACCAGGAGCGTGACGACCAGGAGCGTGAGGAGGGTGCCTCAGAGCTGGAGGCTGAGAGCCAGGAGAACCTAGAGACTGATGTGGAGGAGGAGCAGCTGTCAGACATGGGTGGTAATGTTCCTAAAGCAGGGGAGAGAGCCCAAAGCAGATCCGACCCAAGGGAGAGTCCCGTTTTCAGTGATGAGGATTCCGACCTGGACTTTGATATCAGCAAACTGGAACAGCAGACCAAGATGCAAATCAAACCATCCggaaaaccaagagaaaagtCTGTAGTGGATGATAAATTCTTCAAACTGTCTGAAATGGAGAACTTTTTagaaaaagtagagaaagaagaggaaaggagacctGATGgcgaagaggaggaggaagatattgatttttttgaagacATTGACTCAGATGAAGATGAGGGAGGGCTGTTTGGACATCAGAAGATTAAG TCAAATAAAAGTTCCAGAAATCTGAAATACAAAGATTTCTTCGATCCAGTTGAAAGTGATGGTGACGAGCTGGGTTCAAACAAGGAGGACGGGTTTGCCGAGGACGCGGAGGAAAGCCTTTTAGAAAC GGATGAAGATAGTGACCTGGAAGAAGGTGAGGAAGGTGAGCAACATAAAGAAGGCTTGAAGAGAGTGACCTTTGCTTTGCCAGAGGATGAGGCTGAAGAGACGAGTCCCTTAGCTGTAAAGCAAGAACCTGATGAAGTCAAATCCTCTTTTGAAAAGAGACAGGAGAAG ATGAATGAGAAAATCGCATCTTTGGAAAAAGAGTTGTTGGAAAAGAAGCCCTGGCAGCTTCAAGGGGAAGTGACAGCGCAGAAGCGGCCAGAGAACAGCCTGCTGGAAGAGACGCTCCACTTTGACCATGCTGTCAGGATGG CCCCTGTAATCACAGAGGAAACCACCCTCCATCTAGAAGATATCATTAAACAGAGGATTCGAGATCAG GCTTGGGATGATGTAGAacgaaaagaaaaacccaaagaggATGCGTATGAATATAAAAAGCGTCTGACGTTAGACCACGAGAAGAGTAAGCTGAGCCTTGCTGAGATTTATGAGCAGGAATACATCAAACTCAACCAG caaaaaactgaagaagaagaTAATCCAGAGCATGTAGAAATCCAGAAGATGATGGATTCTCTCTTCCTAAAATTGGATGCCTTATCAAACTTCCACTTCATCCCCAAACCG CCTGTTCCTGAAATTAAAGTGGTGTCGAATCTGCCAGCCATAACCATGGAGGAAGTAGCCCCAGTGAGCGTCAGTGATGCAACCCTCCTGGCCCCAGAGGAGATCAAG gagaaaaataaagctgGAGATCTAAAAACAACTGCTGAGAAAACAGCTACAGACAAGAAACGAGAAcggaggaaaaagaaatatcagaagcgtttgaaaataaaggagaaggaaaagcgAAGAAAATTGCTTGAAAAGAGGAACCCAGACCAGCCTGGGAAGACCAGCAGAGCAGCAGCTAAAGAGAAGCTGAAACAGTTGACCAAAGCAGGCAAAGTGTCCTTGTTAAAG GATGAACGAAAAGACAAGCCCTTAAAGTCATCTCAGGCATTCTTTTCTAAATTGCAAGATCAAGTAAAAATGCAGATTCATGATGCAAAACAACCaggaaagataaagaagaaaaaacaggaCATTTCTGTTCATAAATTAAAGCTgtaa
- the Mcee gene encoding methylmalonyl-CoA epimerase, mitochondrial isoform X2, which produces MRRIVKAAALAASSTGIFSRVQTPVALGRSFSMPQSLQQVSGPVWNLGRLNHVAIAVPDLEKASSFYRDVLGAQVDNINAAVTDLKKKKIRSLSDEVKIGAHGKPVIFLHPKDCGGVLVELEQA; this is translated from the exons ATGAGGCGCATAGTGAAGGCCGCCGCCTTGGCTGCGAGCTCTACAG ggatTTTCTCCAGAGTCCAAACTCCAGTTGCTTTGGGGAGAAGTTTTTCCATGCCACAGTCCCTGCAGCAAGTGTCAGGCCCCGTGTGGAACCTGGGTCGGCTCAATCATGTGGCCATAGCAGTGCCAGATCTGGAAAAGGCTTCGTCATTTTATAGGGATGTTCTGGGGGCCCAG GTGGACAATATAAATGCAGCTGTGACggatttgaagaaaaagaagattcgTAGTCTGAGTGATGAAGTCAAAATAGGAGCACATGGGAAACCTGTGATTTTCCTCCATCCCAAAGACTGTGGCGGGGTCCTTGTAGAACTGGAGCAAGCATGA
- the Mphosph10 gene encoding U3 small nucleolar ribonucleoprotein protein MPP10 isoform X2, with protein sequence MAPRVTRRQTLERCLREVKKATSRPECFLTIQNGLASNFTSLTKVLYDFNKILENGRVSGSPLQKLEINSFDDEQIWQQLELQNEPILQYFQNAVSETIEDGDLSLLPERDDQERDDQERDDQEREEGASELEAESQENLETDVEEEQLSDMGGNVPKAGERAQSRSDPRESPVFSDEDSDLDFDISKLEQQTKMQIKPSGKPREKSVVDDKFFKLSEMENFLEKVEKEEERRPDGEEEEEDIDFFEDIDSDEDEGGLFGHQKIKSNKSSRNLKYKDFFDPVESDGDELGSNKEDGFAEDAEESLLETDEDSDLEEGEEGEQHKEGLKRVTFALPEDEAEETSPLAVKQEPDEVKSSFEKRQEKMNEKIASLEKELLEKKPWQLQGEVTAQKRPENSLLEETLHFDHAVRMAPVITEETTLHLEDIIKQRIRDQAWDDVERKEKPKEDAYEYKKRLTLDHEKSKLSLAEIYEQEYIKLNQQKTEEEDNPEHVEIQKMMDSLFLKLDALSNFHFIPKPPVPEIKVVSNLPAITMEEVAPVSVSDATLLAPEEIKEKNKAGDLKTTAEKTATDKKRERRKKKYQKRLKIKEKEKRRKLLEKRNPDQPGKTSRAAAKEKLKQLTKAGKVSLLKDERKDKPLKSSQAFFSKLQDQVKMQIHDAKQPGKIKKKKQDISVHKLKL encoded by the exons ATGGCGCCTCGCGTGACCCGTCGCCAGACCCTGGAACGGTGTCTGAGGGAAGTCAAGAAAGCCACCAGCCGACCCGAGTGTTTCCTCAC GATTCAAAATGGACTAGCATCAAACTTCACCTCTTTAACAAAAGTTCTCtatgattttaataaaatcttaGAGAATGGCCGAGTCTCTGGAAGTCCTTTACAGAAACTTGAGATAAACAGTTTTGATGATGAGCAGATTTGGCAACAACTAGAACTGCAAAACGAGCCAATCTTACAGTACTTCCAGAATGCAGTTAGTGAGACGATTGAGGATGGAGACCTCAGCCTTCTCCCG GAGCGTGACGACCAGGAGCGTGACGACCAGGAGCGTGACGACCAGGAGCGTGAGGAGGGTGCCTCAGAGCTGGAGGCTGAGAGCCAGGAGAACCTAGAGACTGATGTGGAGGAGGAGCAGCTGTCAGACATGGGTGGTAATGTTCCTAAAGCAGGGGAGAGAGCCCAAAGCAGATCCGACCCAAGGGAGAGTCCCGTTTTCAGTGATGAGGATTCCGACCTGGACTTTGATATCAGCAAACTGGAACAGCAGACCAAGATGCAAATCAAACCATCCggaaaaccaagagaaaagtCTGTAGTGGATGATAAATTCTTCAAACTGTCTGAAATGGAGAACTTTTTagaaaaagtagagaaagaagaggaaaggagacctGATGgcgaagaggaggaggaagatattgatttttttgaagacATTGACTCAGATGAAGATGAGGGAGGGCTGTTTGGACATCAGAAGATTAAG TCAAATAAAAGTTCCAGAAATCTGAAATACAAAGATTTCTTCGATCCAGTTGAAAGTGATGGTGACGAGCTGGGTTCAAACAAGGAGGACGGGTTTGCCGAGGACGCGGAGGAAAGCCTTTTAGAAAC GGATGAAGATAGTGACCTGGAAGAAGGTGAGGAAGGTGAGCAACATAAAGAAGGCTTGAAGAGAGTGACCTTTGCTTTGCCAGAGGATGAGGCTGAAGAGACGAGTCCCTTAGCTGTAAAGCAAGAACCTGATGAAGTCAAATCCTCTTTTGAAAAGAGACAGGAGAAG ATGAATGAGAAAATCGCATCTTTGGAAAAAGAGTTGTTGGAAAAGAAGCCCTGGCAGCTTCAAGGGGAAGTGACAGCGCAGAAGCGGCCAGAGAACAGCCTGCTGGAAGAGACGCTCCACTTTGACCATGCTGTCAGGATGG CCCCTGTAATCACAGAGGAAACCACCCTCCATCTAGAAGATATCATTAAACAGAGGATTCGAGATCAG GCTTGGGATGATGTAGAacgaaaagaaaaacccaaagaggATGCGTATGAATATAAAAAGCGTCTGACGTTAGACCACGAGAAGAGTAAGCTGAGCCTTGCTGAGATTTATGAGCAGGAATACATCAAACTCAACCAG caaaaaactgaagaagaagaTAATCCAGAGCATGTAGAAATCCAGAAGATGATGGATTCTCTCTTCCTAAAATTGGATGCCTTATCAAACTTCCACTTCATCCCCAAACCG CCTGTTCCTGAAATTAAAGTGGTGTCGAATCTGCCAGCCATAACCATGGAGGAAGTAGCCCCAGTGAGCGTCAGTGATGCAACCCTCCTGGCCCCAGAGGAGATCAAG gagaaaaataaagctgGAGATCTAAAAACAACTGCTGAGAAAACAGCTACAGACAAGAAACGAGAAcggaggaaaaagaaatatcagaagcgtttgaaaataaaggagaaggaaaagcgAAGAAAATTGCTTGAAAAGAGGAACCCAGACCAGCCTGGGAAGACCAGCAGAGCAGCAGCTAAAGAGAAGCTGAAACAGTTGACCAAAGCAGGCAAAGTGTCCTTGTTAAAG GATGAACGAAAAGACAAGCCCTTAAAGTCATCTCAGGCATTCTTTTCTAAATTGCAAGATCAAGTAAAAATGCAGATTCATGATGCAAAACAACCaggaaagataaagaagaaaaaacaggaCATTTCTGTTCATAAATTAAAGCTgtaa